In one Acidimicrobiia bacterium genomic region, the following are encoded:
- a CDS encoding RNA methyltransferase: MTDALGARHTEVKRLRALLRDSKTRDLEGAFVLEGPRVVAAALDRGASLEVVYLGPGASTAFGPLVERLDAAGVRRADLKEGVLEKVGLTRTPQPVLAVATGGLASLDSVKGQGIAVVAVDVADPGNLGTILRSAEAAGADAVIVCGTSVDPRNPKVVRSSAGACFGMPVIHTDDAIDVLDRLRGSGRRLIGTVAHGGEPYDSVDLVSASALVVGNEAHGLGEQLRGKLDHLVSIPMIEPAESLNVAMAATVVLFDAARQRRLARAHP, from the coding sequence TTGACCGACGCGCTCGGGGCTCGTCACACGGAGGTCAAGCGACTCCGTGCCCTGCTGCGTGATTCCAAGACGCGTGATCTCGAAGGCGCCTTCGTGCTCGAGGGTCCTCGCGTCGTGGCCGCGGCGCTCGATCGCGGCGCGTCGCTCGAGGTCGTCTACCTGGGGCCGGGCGCGTCGACCGCCTTCGGTCCGCTCGTCGAGCGACTCGATGCTGCCGGTGTCCGGCGGGCCGACCTCAAAGAGGGCGTACTCGAGAAGGTCGGCCTCACCCGGACTCCCCAGCCGGTCCTGGCCGTCGCGACCGGAGGTCTGGCGTCCCTCGACTCCGTGAAGGGCCAGGGCATCGCGGTCGTGGCCGTCGACGTTGCTGATCCGGGCAACCTGGGAACGATTCTGCGCAGTGCCGAGGCCGCCGGAGCTGATGCGGTCATCGTGTGCGGGACCTCGGTCGATCCGCGCAATCCCAAGGTCGTGCGCTCGTCTGCGGGAGCATGCTTTGGGATGCCCGTGATCCACACCGACGACGCCATCGACGTGCTCGACCGTCTTCGCGGCAGCGGGCGCCGCCTGATCGGCACCGTGGCGCACGGGGGCGAGCCCTACGACTCGGTCGACTTGGTGAGCGCGTCGGCGCTCGTCGTGGGCAACGAGGCCCACGGTCTGGGGGAACAGCTTCGCGGCAAGCTCGACCACCTCGTGTCGATCCCGATGATCGAACCGGCGGAGTCGTTGAACGTGGCGATGGCTGCGACCGTTGTGCTCTTCGACGCGGCGCGCCAGCGACGCCTCGCCCGGGCGCACCCATGA
- the pheS gene encoding phenylalanine--tRNA ligase subunit alpha codes for MNLTEAQTALDTALGEAQVAVPAAASLEALEELSRSYLGRRSPAAQVNEAIKGLSTEERPAAGQAVGAYRLAVTELVEARRAALQGVAAADAAQHERLDLTLGGHGRRRGHLHLVTQIQRELEDIFVGLGYRVAEGPEVEDDWHNFEALNIPPAHPARSMQDTIYVQLGAEEQVLLRTHTSPVQIRTMETNDPPIYVVAPGRTYRNETLDARHSPVFHQIECLAVDHDLTMADLFGTIETFVRELFHDESVRTRFRSDFFPYTEPSAELAVSCVFCHGEGCRVCSHSGWIELGGCGMVDPNVFVAVGYDSEEWQGFAFGFGLERLAMIRYGIDEIRTFVENDVRFLARY; via the coding sequence ATGAACCTCACCGAAGCGCAGACGGCGCTCGACACCGCGCTCGGCGAGGCACAGGTCGCCGTCCCGGCGGCGGCATCGCTGGAAGCGCTCGAAGAGCTGTCGCGTTCGTATCTCGGCCGTCGGTCACCCGCCGCCCAGGTCAACGAGGCGATCAAGGGCTTGTCGACCGAGGAGCGCCCGGCCGCGGGCCAAGCCGTCGGCGCCTATCGCCTTGCGGTCACCGAGCTCGTGGAGGCCCGCCGCGCGGCGTTGCAGGGCGTCGCGGCCGCTGACGCGGCACAACACGAACGCCTCGACCTCACGCTCGGCGGCCACGGCCGCCGACGCGGTCACTTGCACCTCGTAACCCAGATCCAACGCGAGCTCGAAGACATCTTCGTCGGCCTCGGGTACCGCGTCGCCGAGGGCCCGGAGGTCGAGGACGACTGGCACAACTTCGAGGCGCTCAACATCCCGCCCGCGCACCCGGCGCGCTCGATGCAGGACACGATCTACGTGCAGCTCGGCGCCGAGGAGCAGGTCCTGCTGCGCACACACACGTCGCCGGTACAGATCCGCACGATGGAGACCAATGACCCGCCGATCTACGTCGTGGCACCGGGGCGCACCTATCGCAACGAGACCCTCGACGCCCGGCACTCACCCGTCTTCCACCAGATCGAATGCCTCGCGGTCGACCACGACCTCACGATGGCCGATCTGTTCGGCACGATCGAGACGTTCGTCCGAGAGCTGTTCCATGACGAATCGGTGCGCACACGGTTCCGCTCAGACTTCTTCCCGTACACCGAGCCGTCCGCGGAGCTCGCGGTGAGCTGCGTGTTCTGCCATGGCGAAGGGTGCAGAGTCTGCTCGCACAGCGGCTGGATCGAGCTCGGCGGCTGCGGGATGGTGGACCCGAACGTCTTCGTGGCCGTCGGCTACGACTCGGAAGAGTGGCAGGGATTCGCGTTCGGCTTCGGCCTCGAGCGCCTCGCGATGATCCGCTACGGCATCGACGAGATCCGGACGTTCGTGGAGAACGACGTGCGCTTCCTGGCGCGGTACTGA
- the pheT gene encoding phenylalanine--tRNA ligase subunit beta, translating to MRAPLSWIQEFVPLDAPVDDVAAALNQLGLEVESVEEPGREITGVVVAEVLQVVSHPSADKLTLVDVNTGSGETRVVCGATNVVVGMHVPYAPAGATLPGGFKLERRKIRGETSDGMLCSARELGLGDDHVGILGLDAATTPGTDLREVLGLDDVVFDLAITPNRPDAMCIVGVARELSAHFGLPLTVPDADPSRDSSYSGGVSVTIDAPERCPRYVGWAATVRPGASPAWMQQRLVKAGMRPISNVVDVTNYVLLERNQPLHAFDLARLPGRGVIVRLAKKKESITTLDGVGRALTTEDLLICDAKSKPQAIAGIMGGTTSEVDATTTEILLEAAYFERMGIARSSKRLKLRSEASARFERGIDPDAVAESAARAMELLAAVAGATVASDAVDEHPAPSTRPRIALRTRKVNRVLGTRLTDSDVLSALAPLGIDVDGADEKIVATPPSFRPDLEREIDLVEEVARRVGFASIGRTVPRPPDQIGGLSPAQRDRRVAADALVGAGLSEAVTLPLIAPGDQERVGAPINRVVMVANPLRAEDSALRTRILPGLLRSVAMNHARGNADVGLFEIGRVFLAPSDGLQPDEPVHVAGVLAGMVRRTPVEPDRAVDVYDAVDTVEILLDALEIADHRLVPMAAPGMHLTRSAAVEVEGLVVGAVGEIAGDVCDALGISGPAVGFELDLDRVIGAPRRDRTFVTPSPYPSATIDLAFVVGEEVPAASIAATLRASVGGVAEEVAVFDEFQSDALGPGRRSIAFRIRYRAPDRTLGDAELDALRQQAIDAVTREHGAELRG from the coding sequence GTGAGAGCACCGCTGTCGTGGATCCAGGAGTTCGTCCCGCTCGACGCACCGGTCGACGACGTCGCCGCGGCGCTGAACCAGCTCGGGCTCGAAGTGGAGAGCGTCGAGGAGCCCGGCCGTGAGATCACCGGCGTGGTGGTGGCCGAAGTCCTCCAGGTGGTGTCCCACCCGAGCGCCGACAAGCTGACGCTCGTCGACGTCAACACCGGGAGTGGCGAAACCCGCGTCGTGTGCGGCGCCACGAACGTGGTCGTCGGCATGCACGTGCCGTATGCGCCGGCGGGGGCGACGTTGCCTGGCGGGTTCAAGCTGGAGCGTCGCAAGATCCGCGGCGAGACCTCCGACGGCATGCTGTGCTCGGCGCGAGAGCTCGGCCTCGGCGATGACCACGTGGGCATCCTCGGCCTCGACGCTGCGACCACGCCTGGCACTGACCTCCGAGAGGTGCTCGGTCTCGACGACGTGGTCTTCGACCTGGCGATCACGCCCAACCGACCAGATGCCATGTGCATCGTCGGCGTGGCGCGCGAGCTCTCCGCCCACTTCGGACTGCCGCTGACAGTTCCGGACGCCGACCCTTCTCGCGACTCGTCGTACTCAGGTGGCGTCTCGGTCACGATTGACGCCCCCGAACGTTGCCCGCGGTACGTGGGCTGGGCCGCAACGGTGAGGCCAGGGGCATCGCCAGCATGGATGCAACAGCGCCTCGTCAAGGCGGGGATGCGACCGATCAGCAACGTGGTCGACGTGACCAACTACGTGTTGCTCGAACGGAACCAACCCCTTCACGCGTTCGACCTCGCGCGCTTGCCCGGTCGCGGCGTGATCGTGCGCCTCGCGAAGAAGAAGGAATCGATCACCACGCTCGACGGCGTCGGTCGGGCCCTCACGACCGAGGACCTGTTGATCTGCGATGCGAAGTCGAAGCCGCAAGCGATCGCCGGGATCATGGGCGGCACGACGTCGGAAGTTGACGCGACCACGACCGAGATCCTGCTCGAGGCCGCGTACTTCGAGCGCATGGGCATCGCCCGCAGCTCCAAGCGCCTCAAGCTCCGCTCCGAGGCCAGCGCTCGATTCGAGCGGGGGATCGACCCCGACGCGGTCGCTGAAAGCGCCGCACGGGCGATGGAGCTCCTGGCCGCGGTCGCGGGAGCAACCGTGGCAAGCGACGCGGTCGACGAACACCCGGCACCATCCACCCGACCGCGCATCGCACTGCGGACGCGCAAGGTGAACCGCGTGCTCGGCACACGGCTCACCGACTCCGATGTGCTCAGCGCCCTTGCTCCGCTGGGCATCGACGTCGACGGTGCCGATGAGAAGATCGTCGCGACGCCACCGTCGTTCCGTCCCGACCTCGAGCGCGAGATCGACCTGGTCGAGGAGGTGGCTCGGCGGGTCGGCTTCGCGTCGATCGGGCGCACGGTTCCCAGGCCTCCCGATCAGATCGGGGGGTTGAGCCCCGCCCAGCGCGACCGGCGGGTTGCCGCCGACGCGCTTGTAGGCGCAGGTCTCTCCGAGGCCGTCACGTTGCCGTTGATCGCGCCGGGTGATCAGGAACGAGTCGGTGCACCGATCAACCGCGTGGTGATGGTGGCGAACCCATTGCGGGCCGAGGACTCGGCCTTGCGGACGCGCATCCTCCCCGGACTTCTGCGGTCGGTCGCGATGAACCACGCCCGCGGGAACGCCGACGTCGGACTCTTCGAGATCGGGCGCGTCTTCCTCGCGCCGTCCGACGGGTTGCAGCCGGACGAGCCGGTGCACGTAGCGGGCGTGCTTGCCGGAATGGTGCGGCGCACGCCCGTGGAGCCCGATCGCGCGGTTGACGTATACGACGCGGTGGACACGGTGGAGATCCTCTTGGACGCCTTGGAGATCGCCGACCATCGGCTCGTCCCGATGGCCGCGCCGGGGATGCACCTGACCCGTTCGGCTGCGGTCGAGGTCGAGGGACTCGTGGTCGGCGCAGTGGGAGAGATCGCGGGCGATGTGTGTGACGCCCTCGGGATCAGCGGGCCCGCCGTCGGCTTCGAGCTGGACCTCGACCGCGTGATCGGTGCGCCGCGCCGCGACAGGACCTTCGTGACACCGTCGCCCTACCCGTCGGCGACGATCGATCTTGCGTTCGTCGTTGGGGAAGAGGTGCCGGCGGCCAGCATCGCGGCGACCTTGCGCGCATCAGTTGGCGGCGTGGCCGAGGAGGTCGCGGTCTTCGACGAGTTCCAGTCCGATGCGCTCGGTCCCGGGCGGCGCAGCATCGCGTTCCGCATCCGGTACCGCGCCCCCGATCGAACCCTCGGCGACGCCGAGCTGGACGCGCTCCGCCAGCAAGCCATCGACGCCGTCACCCGAGAGCACGGAGCTGAGCTCCGCGGCTGA
- the argC gene encoding N-acetyl-gamma-glutamyl-phosphate reductase yields MAYRAAVIGGSGYTGAELLRLLAGHPEVEAVHVTADSNAGSTVADLFPSLAPAYPNLEFEPLVPAAVEGLDLAFVALPHGESQRVMAELTARVPHVVDLGADFRLPADVYETWYGEPHGAPGLLSEFSFGLPELWRDAMGSAPHVAAAGCYPTAAALALAPLLASDLVHGQGLVVDAVSGMSGRGRGLSAASLYAEANENAQAYGLLTHRHTGEIEFALGPVSNGPVQVVFTPHLVPMTRGILATCYARKTASGLTTEALLETYREFYADEPFVVVSESSPATKATTGSNACHVTVRADERTNTVLAIAAIDNLVKGASGQAIQGANVVLGLPEATGLSAVGIMP; encoded by the coding sequence ATGGCGTATCGAGCTGCGGTGATCGGGGGATCGGGGTATACGGGGGCTGAGCTGCTCCGGCTGCTCGCTGGGCACCCTGAGGTCGAGGCCGTCCACGTCACGGCCGACAGCAATGCCGGGAGCACGGTCGCAGACCTCTTCCCGTCGCTCGCGCCGGCGTACCCGAACCTCGAGTTCGAGCCGTTGGTACCCGCGGCCGTGGAGGGTCTCGACCTCGCGTTCGTGGCGCTCCCGCACGGTGAGTCGCAGCGCGTGATGGCCGAGCTCACGGCGCGTGTACCGCATGTCGTGGATCTCGGCGCTGACTTCCGGCTGCCCGCGGATGTCTACGAGACCTGGTACGGCGAACCGCACGGCGCTCCCGGTCTGCTCAGCGAGTTCAGTTTCGGCTTGCCCGAGCTCTGGCGCGACGCGATGGGGTCGGCACCCCACGTCGCGGCCGCGGGCTGCTATCCGACGGCAGCGGCGCTCGCGCTCGCACCGCTGCTGGCGAGTGACCTCGTGCACGGTCAGGGACTCGTGGTCGATGCCGTGTCGGGAATGTCCGGCCGCGGTCGCGGCCTCTCTGCCGCCAGCTTGTACGCCGAAGCGAACGAGAACGCACAGGCGTACGGCTTGCTCACGCACCGCCACACGGGTGAGATCGAGTTCGCGCTCGGCCCCGTGTCCAACGGTCCGGTCCAGGTCGTGTTCACCCCGCACCTCGTGCCGATGACCCGCGGCATCCTCGCGACCTGTTACGCGCGTAAGACCGCGAGCGGCCTGACCACGGAAGCGCTGCTCGAGACCTACCGCGAGTTCTACGCCGACGAACCGTTCGTCGTGGTGTCGGAGTCGTCGCCCGCGACGAAGGCGACCACAGGATCCAACGCGTGTCACGTAACGGTTCGCGCTGACGAACGCACCAACACGGTGCTGGCGATCGCCGCCATCGACAACCTGGTGAAGGGGGCTTCGGGTCAAGCCATCCAGGGCGCCAATGTCGTGCTCGGGCTCCCGGAGGCCACCGGCCTTTCGGCGGTCGGGATCATGCCGTGA
- the argJ gene encoding bifunctional glutamate N-acetyltransferase/amino-acid acetyltransferase ArgJ — MSVTAARGFDASGIACGIKPSGAPDLAVVATADRASVTAAGVFTSNLACAAPVQISRRHLGDGRAAAVVLSSGNANAATGEQGRRDALRMCELAAAGLGVAPDDVLVCSTGLIGIPMPMSAVEEGVPTAVVELTSGPAAGIAAAEAILTTDTVRKEATASGRAGDTAFTVGGMAKGAAMLAPSMATMLSVLTTDVAAGATALHRALQVAVAGTFNALVVDACTSTNDTVLVLANGSAGNAPITEKSQDFGGLVDALTSVCDQLAQVMAGDAEGATKLARIVVNGAANDEDARRAARSVASSQLVQCSLYGCDPYWGRVLSELGTSSARFDPEQVEIAYNGITVCRDGIAAAHDESALARAMAGRDIEIDCDLHAGSGQAAMRFTDLTHEYIDENTGTS, encoded by the coding sequence GTGAGCGTCACCGCAGCTCGCGGCTTCGACGCGTCGGGCATCGCGTGCGGCATCAAGCCATCCGGCGCGCCCGACTTGGCCGTCGTGGCGACGGCCGATCGCGCGTCGGTCACCGCCGCGGGCGTCTTCACGAGCAATCTCGCGTGCGCCGCGCCCGTCCAGATCAGCCGTCGTCATCTGGGCGACGGCCGCGCCGCGGCGGTGGTGCTCAGCTCGGGCAACGCCAACGCGGCGACGGGGGAGCAGGGGCGCCGGGACGCCCTGCGCATGTGCGAGCTCGCCGCTGCCGGCCTCGGTGTCGCGCCTGATGACGTGCTGGTGTGCTCCACCGGCTTGATCGGCATCCCGATGCCGATGAGCGCGGTCGAGGAGGGCGTCCCGACGGCAGTCGTCGAGCTGACATCCGGGCCCGCGGCCGGGATCGCCGCAGCCGAAGCCATCCTCACGACCGACACGGTGCGCAAGGAGGCAACGGCAAGCGGCCGCGCCGGCGACACCGCGTTCACGGTCGGCGGCATGGCCAAGGGCGCCGCCATGCTGGCACCGAGCATGGCCACGATGCTCTCGGTGCTCACCACCGATGTGGCGGCCGGGGCGACCGCCCTCCATCGAGCACTCCAGGTCGCCGTCGCCGGCACGTTCAACGCCCTCGTCGTCGACGCCTGCACGAGCACGAATGACACCGTGCTGGTGCTCGCCAACGGGAGCGCCGGGAATGCCCCGATCACCGAGAAGAGTCAGGACTTCGGAGGACTCGTCGACGCGCTGACATCGGTGTGCGACCAGCTCGCCCAGGTAATGGCGGGAGACGCAGAAGGGGCCACCAAGCTGGCGCGGATCGTCGTCAACGGCGCGGCGAACGACGAGGACGCTCGTCGCGCGGCGAGGTCCGTCGCGAGCAGTCAGCTCGTGCAGTGCTCGCTCTACGGGTGCGACCCGTACTGGGGCCGGGTGCTGTCCGAGCTCGGAACGAGCAGTGCCCGCTTCGACCCCGAGCAGGTCGAGATCGCCTACAACGGGATCACGGTCTGCCGCGACGGGATCGCAGCCGCGCACGATGAGTCGGCGCTGGCCAGAGCGATGGCCGGGCGCGACATCGAGATCGACTGTGACCTTCATGCGGGCTCAGGGCAGGCAGCGATGCGCTTCACCGACCTCACGCATGAATACATCGACGAGAACACGGGGACGTCATGA
- the argB gene encoding acetylglutamate kinase yields MTDDPRARDAHAKAGVLAEALPYIREFSGKTVVIKYGGHAMEDPTLAELFAQDVVLMRLVGMNPVVVHGGGPQISHLMRRLGKEPEFVDGLRVTDAETVDIVQMALIGKINPEIVTALNQHGSYAVGLSGADAGLITVDQRDARLGFVGDVRHINPAILERVLREELIPVVATVGVDDTGQAYNVNADAVAGAIAIALQAEKLVYLTDVAGVFEDFGDEGSLVAQTDALGLERLLESGKVSEGMIPKLRSCIEALRGGVRRAHVLDGRMPHALLLEFFTREGIGTMVSP; encoded by the coding sequence ATGACAGACGACCCGCGCGCACGGGACGCCCATGCCAAGGCGGGCGTCCTCGCAGAGGCATTGCCGTACATCCGTGAGTTCTCCGGCAAGACCGTCGTCATCAAGTACGGCGGGCACGCCATGGAGGACCCCACCCTCGCCGAGCTGTTCGCCCAGGACGTCGTGCTCATGCGTCTCGTTGGCATGAACCCGGTCGTCGTGCACGGTGGAGGGCCCCAGATCAGCCACCTCATGCGCCGCCTCGGCAAGGAGCCCGAGTTCGTCGACGGGCTGCGGGTCACCGATGCCGAGACCGTCGACATCGTGCAGATGGCACTCATCGGCAAGATCAACCCGGAGATCGTGACGGCTCTCAACCAGCACGGGTCGTATGCCGTGGGCCTCTCCGGCGCCGATGCCGGTCTCATCACCGTCGACCAGCGCGACGCACGTCTCGGCTTCGTCGGTGATGTCCGCCACATCAACCCGGCCATCCTCGAGCGCGTGCTGCGCGAAGAGCTGATCCCGGTCGTTGCGACCGTAGGGGTCGACGACACGGGCCAGGCATACAACGTGAACGCAGATGCCGTGGCGGGAGCGATCGCCATCGCGCTACAAGCGGAGAAGCTCGTGTACCTCACCGACGTTGCTGGCGTCTTCGAGGACTTCGGCGACGAGGGATCGCTCGTTGCTCAGACCGACGCGCTCGGGTTGGAGCGACTCCTGGAGTCCGGCAAGGTCAGCGAGGGGATGATCCCGAAGCTGCGCTCGTGCATCGAGGCGTTGCGCGGTGGCGTGCGTCGCGCGCACGTCCTCGACGGCCGCATGCCCCACGCGCTGCTGCTCGAGTTCTTCACTCGGGAGGGCATCGGGACCATGGTGTCGCCATGA
- a CDS encoding acetylornithine transaminase, translating into MTDSIPAKHEERGPAGRASSGFASRRPGDGASGVDQQSGSRLAATESMWEELEALDAEHVMQTYAGQYDIAFVRGEGTRLWDSEGREYLDFLSGLAVVSLGHAHPKVAAAIAEQATTLLHVSNFFLNEWQPRLAAKIDTLLGGGGRVFCSNSGAEANECAIKLARRFGQTHGGPDRFHVLSAYGSFHGRTLTTLAATGQPQKQETFQPLPSGFRQVAYADLDALAAAMDERVCAVLLEPIQGEGGVVPAPAGYLRAVRDLCDEREALLIMDEVQTGLGRTGRWFGFEHAEIAPDIVTLAKALGNGVPIGACWARDDVASAFRPGDHATTFGGQPFAARVAVTVLELMEELDIPGLAEKAGARLATSLELLPGVTSVRGSGLLLGAELAPDLDAPDVTKRCLDAGLVVNAVTPTTVRLAPPLLVSDDEIDEALRILGAVLAAGA; encoded by the coding sequence ATGACTGACTCGATTCCTGCGAAGCACGAGGAGCGAGGGCCCGCGGGCCGGGCGTCGAGCGGCTTTGCCTCTCGACGCCCAGGAGACGGAGCTAGCGGGGTCGACCAACAGAGTGGATCCCGGCTCGCAGCGACCGAGTCCATGTGGGAGGAGCTCGAGGCGCTCGATGCCGAGCACGTCATGCAGACCTACGCCGGGCAGTACGACATCGCGTTCGTGCGCGGCGAGGGAACTCGTCTCTGGGACAGCGAGGGCCGCGAATACCTTGACTTCCTCTCCGGGCTCGCCGTCGTGTCGTTGGGCCATGCCCACCCGAAGGTCGCAGCAGCAATCGCCGAGCAGGCGACCACGCTCCTGCATGTGTCGAACTTCTTCCTGAACGAGTGGCAACCGCGTCTGGCGGCGAAGATCGATACCCTCCTGGGCGGCGGCGGGCGCGTCTTCTGCAGCAACTCGGGCGCCGAGGCAAATGAGTGCGCCATCAAGTTGGCCCGCCGCTTCGGACAGACCCACGGTGGTCCCGATCGCTTCCACGTGCTCTCGGCCTACGGGTCGTTCCACGGGCGCACGCTCACGACGCTCGCCGCGACAGGACAGCCTCAGAAGCAAGAGACCTTCCAACCGTTGCCGAGTGGATTTCGCCAGGTCGCGTACGCCGATCTCGATGCCCTGGCCGCGGCAATGGACGAGCGCGTGTGCGCGGTGTTGCTCGAGCCCATCCAAGGCGAGGGCGGCGTGGTGCCCGCACCGGCGGGATACCTACGCGCGGTCCGTGACCTCTGTGATGAGCGCGAGGCGCTCCTGATCATGGACGAGGTGCAGACGGGCCTCGGGCGAACCGGTCGGTGGTTCGGCTTCGAGCACGCCGAGATCGCGCCCGACATCGTCACCCTGGCCAAGGCACTCGGCAACGGGGTGCCGATCGGCGCGTGCTGGGCAAGAGACGACGTCGCCAGCGCGTTCCGCCCTGGCGACCACGCGACCACGTTCGGGGGCCAGCCGTTCGCGGCCCGGGTCGCAGTCACCGTCCTCGAGCTGATGGAAGAGCTCGATATTCCAGGCTTGGCCGAGAAGGCCGGGGCACGGCTCGCAACCAGTCTCGAGCTGCTGCCAGGTGTCACGAGCGTGCGCGGGTCGGGACTGCTCCTCGGCGCCGAGCTCGCGCCTGATCTGGACGCACCTGACGTCACGAAGCGCTGCCTCGACGCAGGCCTCGTCGTGAACGCGGTCACTCCCACCACCGTGCGCCTCGCGCCGCCGCTGCTGGTGAGCGACGACGAGATCGACGAAGCACTGCGCATCCTTGGCGCGGTGCTCGCGGCTGGTGCGTGA
- the argF gene encoding ornithine carbamoyltransferase translates to MGPRRFLEVDDLAPAELELLLGKAGAWKSDPNAVPAAFAGRGVALLFEKPSARTRVSTEMAVHTLEGHPIYVRGEELGIDTRESAEDVARTLGSYCAVIAARVFDHHLLERMVAVAPVPVVNLLSDRAHPCQALADLLTLREDLGVLEGRRLAYVGDGNNVAASLAFAAALSGLELTIASPPGYELDDDIVDRVRNLGGTIELVADPHEAVRGADAVYTDVWTSMGQEDEAALRRVAFVGYCVDADLMATAGAQARFLHCLPAHRGEEVSADVLDGPQSVVWRQAENRMHAVRALLAMLAAPEEEGR, encoded by the coding sequence ATGGGGCCGCGCCGATTCCTCGAGGTGGACGATCTCGCACCTGCGGAGCTCGAGTTGCTACTCGGGAAGGCCGGCGCCTGGAAGAGCGATCCGAATGCCGTCCCCGCGGCGTTCGCCGGCCGCGGGGTTGCGCTGCTCTTCGAGAAGCCGTCGGCCCGAACGCGGGTCTCGACCGAGATGGCCGTGCACACGCTCGAAGGCCACCCGATCTATGTGCGCGGCGAAGAGCTGGGCATCGACACGCGCGAGTCGGCGGAGGATGTCGCCCGCACGTTGGGCTCGTACTGTGCGGTGATCGCGGCGCGCGTGTTCGACCATCACCTGCTCGAGCGGATGGTCGCGGTCGCCCCCGTGCCCGTGGTGAACCTGTTGTCGGACCGCGCCCATCCGTGCCAGGCGCTGGCCGACCTCCTCACACTGCGGGAGGACCTCGGAGTGCTGGAAGGTCGTCGCCTGGCCTACGTGGGTGACGGCAACAACGTCGCGGCTTCGCTGGCGTTCGCGGCGGCGCTCTCCGGGTTAGAGCTCACGATCGCGTCGCCGCCGGGCTACGAGCTCGACGATGACATCGTCGATCGCGTCCGGAACCTCGGCGGCACCATCGAGCTGGTGGCAGACCCGCACGAAGCGGTTCGGGGTGCCGACGCGGTGTACACGGATGTTTGGACGTCGATGGGCCAAGAGGACGAGGCTGCGCTGCGCCGCGTCGCGTTCGTCGGGTACTGCGTCGACGCCGATCTCATGGCTACTGCCGGGGCACAGGCTCGCTTCCTGCATTGCCTGCCGGCCCACCGTGGTGAGGAAGTCAGCGCCGACGTCCTGGACGGGCCTCAGTCCGTGGTGTGGCGCCAGGCCGAGAACCGCATGCACGCCGTCCGCGCACTCCTGGCCATGCTCGCGGCACCGGAAGAGGAGGGCAGATGA
- the argR gene encoding arginine repressor produces the protein MTLGKPQRQHRVARLLEEQAVSSQAQLVELLAADGVVATQATVSRDLEDLGAVKVRIPGGAMAYAVPEHAKDFAAPDDHLRRVMGEFVVDVAHSANLVVLRTPPGSAHVVASALDRAGLNDVLGTVAGDDTVVVVCSEQAGGASIAADLAGFAGL, from the coding sequence ATGACGCTCGGCAAGCCCCAACGACAACATCGGGTCGCCCGCTTGCTCGAAGAGCAGGCGGTCTCGAGCCAGGCCCAGCTCGTCGAGCTGCTCGCGGCCGACGGCGTCGTGGCGACGCAGGCCACGGTCAGCCGCGACCTGGAGGATCTCGGAGCCGTGAAGGTGCGGATCCCTGGCGGTGCGATGGCGTATGCGGTCCCCGAGCACGCCAAGGACTTCGCGGCCCCGGACGATCACCTGCGCAGGGTGATGGGGGAGTTCGTGGTCGATGTCGCGCACAGCGCCAACCTTGTCGTGCTCCGCACCCCGCCGGGCTCCGCTCACGTCGTCGCCTCGGCCCTTGACCGCGCCGGTCTCAATGACGTCCTCGGCACCGTTGCCGGCGATGACACGGTCGTGGTCGTGTGTTCCGAGCAGGCCGGCGGCGCAAGCATCGCGGCCGACCTCGCCGGCTTCGCCGGTCTCTAG